One Candidatus Binatia bacterium genomic window, CGGGATTGGCGAGTCCGAGATCTGCGAAATCGAAACGAATCCAAAGGAGCCGTATTCGGTTACGGTATCCTGCACGTTGGTGGATGGTCAGATGTATGTAAATGCCGGTGGCCGCGAGAGCCCGTGGGCGGCGAATGTCATCGCCGACCCGAATGTCCGGCTTCGCCTCGACGGAAAAATTTATCCGGTTCGGGCAGTCCGGGTCGAGGATAAGGAAGAGATCGCTCGTTTTGGCAAAGTCTGGACGAGTCAAGGCTTCTTCTTGCGCGATCCTACCCAGTTTTCCGAAGTTTGGCTTTTTCGTCTGGTCCCCTGAGACAGGTCTTGTTACCTGCCATCGCCACGGCGTCTGAGTTGGCAGTCCGGGGTCTCTGTTCGTAAGCGGGAGCGGTTCGTTAATGGCACCAAGGCTCAGCTGGTGGAGAGCCAACCCGCCTGAGGGCCCGGGTTCATTCTGTACTGAAGTAGGCAAGCGCTGCCCGGGCGACCGGTTCGCCATATTCTTGCACGAAGTGGCCTGCGTCGGAAACCTTGATCGGCTCGGGGCACCCTCGAATGATGCCGCGGAGTTCCTGCATGACAGCCTCGCCTAAAACAGCATCGCGCATCCCGATAGCCATGAAGCTCTTGCCCGACCATTCGTTGCGAAAAAACGCGCGCGCGCGTTTCGTATATTCGATGCCCGCCATGCCCGGCTCGACCGGAACCAGCTGCGGGAAACGCCGGACGCCGGCCTTGTAGCGCGCATCGGGAAAGGGCGCGTCATAGGCCAGCGCATCCATCAGGTTGTTCTGCGCCAATGCATCGGTGGCGATCAGTCCGGCGACGGGAATGTCGGGGGCGGCAGCAGCAAAACCTTTCCAGGCCGCAAACCCGTCGGAGACAAACTCGCCGATCGGCAATGCCGTGTTCATGACGATCAACCGCTCGAACCGCTCCTGCATCTCCATCGGTAATGTCAGACCGATGATGCCCCCCCAATCCTGACAGACCAGGGTGATTCTGCGCAGGTCCAGACGCTCGATCAGTCGCAGCAGGCTGTTGCGATGAAAATCAATCGTATAGGTGGCGTCCTCGACAGGTTTGTCCGAGCGACCGAAGCCGAAAAAATCCGGCACCACGGCGCGGTGGCCGGCCTCGAGTAATACCGGCAGCATCTTGCGATAGAGATAGCCCCAGGTCGGCTCGCCGTGCAGGCAGAGAAAGACATGGTCGGCGTCCGTCGGGCCCTCGTCGACCCAGGCCATCCGCAAGCCTTCGTATCCGGTCAGGTCGTCGGCGTAGCGAGGCTCCCAGGGAAATCCCGGTAGCAGGGCGAAACGTTCCTCCGGTGTGCGCAAGGCTTCGATGGTCATGGTCTGTCCTCTACAGGGCCCTGAAAACTGCGCATCCTCTGGCTGAACCAGAAATACGCATCTGTCGGCGTGGGAAGCCGCACGACCCAAGGTTCCTTCAGGTGTACCTTTTCGATGACGCCACCTTCGGGCAGGACGAGCTGATCATCTTCGGTCTCGTCGCCCACCAGTTCCACATAATCGCCGTGAGGCAGACGCAGGATCGAGACATCGCGTCCGGCCTCGAAGCCGATCACGTGGGCCTTGTCGACCGACACGCGTGCCGGAGCGTCGGGGACGTCAGGTGGGGTGATTTTCTGCGGTGTGGCGACGTTGATCCATTCCCGGCCGCCGATCTCGCGCTGCAGGACGGGTTGGTCAGGTGCTCCCGGTGACCATAGAAAGACGGCGCGATCCATAGGTGCGCGGCCAATACCAACCTTTTTCAGCGGTTGCTCAACGGCAAGGCCGTCGAACTCTGCGCGCGTGACCGGCGAAGTCGACATCCACACCAAACCGGTTGCCGTGTCGGAAACTTCCATGAAGAGATCCCGACCGCCGCCCACCGCGAAGGCGCCCGGGCCGAGATGCTCCCGAATCGATTTATCCAGCTCCATTGCTTTTTCGTCCATTGGTTCTTTCCCCTTGGATGAAGTCGGCTCGACTGTTGGGTTGTCCGAGACCATCGGGGTCTCGGATGTGCACGGCCATGCCTTGATTCGATACCGATAAACGATTTCTCAATCGGCGGTCGAGGGACTCAGCTACAGGTTGCGCGTGGGTCCACGCGGAACAGCCACACGGAGCCGTCGTCTTCCCCCCCACCGCTGGGCAGTGGATAGATCTTGGCCAACTCGGCGCGGACCCGTCCGCGAGTGGCCTGGTCCTCGATGCGCACGAGGCATCCTTCCTGAATCCGTCCCTGACTGCGGATACGAACGCGCGGGTCGGCGAGTGTGACCTGGGTCCACCGACGCTCGGCACCGTTGCCTGAGGGGATATAGAGGTTCCCGTCGAGCACGGCACGCCAGACCGTCAGCGACCAGGGTTTCTCGGGGCGCACCTCGATCGCGATTTCCTCCTCCACGCCGCTCCAATCAAAGGGCTGGTCGCTATCGACCACGGGGCCACTCATCCGGCCCCCGGGGATCGGCCCCAGCGGCCCGTCCATGAAGTAGCCCCCGAAAGAGTCGAGCAGGAATACCCCGAGTACGAGCGTGATCAGTGCGATCCCGATCCATTTCAGTACCTTCTTCATCCGCAGGCCCTCCCGGCAGGAAGTCTCGGCACCATGCCAAGTCTCAGCACGATGCCGCACGCCTGTGCCGCGCGCAAACCGCCGCGGATCTGGGCTTTGGTGATCGTTGCGCCCTAATGCTCGTGCTGGTCCGACTCATAGTGCTGGCGCAGCAAGTCGCGTCCGAAGTCTCGCGTCGGGTCGCGCCAGAGGGTATGAATATGCTCGCCGTCTCCCGTGGTGTTGTCGAATTCGATGAGAACCGTAGGGCCGTGCACGCGGTAGTACATCTCGGCGCCGGGCGTGGTCGAGCCGGCCCAGGAAAAGTGAATGGAGTCGATCCCTGCGGCCTCCAGTCGCGCCTTTTCGCGGGCCGCAAGCCCGGGCGCGACGTTGCCGAAATAGGTTTCCAATAATGCCATCAAGCGTTTTTTTTGCGCATCGCCCAAATCGGCTCCCGCGATTCCAACTCGAGGCAGGTTGGGGTCGACGCGTTCGCCGCTGCCGACAAAGAGGCCGCGGTCCAGTTGCAGCGCGAGCGTGGCCTTCTCGCGTTGGAGGTCGTCGAGAGATTCGTAGAGCTCGCGAGCGCGATCTTCCTCGTCGGCCAATACTCGCAGTCCCACCGGCCCGCCGACGCCACCTTGGGGAATGCTGCGCGGTTCCGCACCGAGGAAAAACGGAGTGGGCGAGACGCCACCTTCGAGAGTCGTAAAATTCAGGGAGAGATGATGGCCGTCAAAGCGGTAGCCCCATGGCTGATCGTGAACGGGGTCTCCGTAGAGCGACAGAAAGTAGGCCTTGTCACCGCCTT contains:
- a CDS encoding haloalkane dehalogenase; the encoded protein is MTIEALRTPEERFALLPGFPWEPRYADDLTGYEGLRMAWVDEGPTDADHVFLCLHGEPTWGYLYRKMLPVLLEAGHRAVVPDFFGFGRSDKPVEDATYTIDFHRNSLLRLIERLDLRRITLVCQDWGGIIGLTLPMEMQERFERLIVMNTALPIGEFVSDGFAAWKGFAAAAPDIPVAGLIATDALAQNNLMDALAYDAPFPDARYKAGVRRFPQLVPVEPGMAGIEYTKRARAFFRNEWSGKSFMAIGMRDAVLGEAVMQELRGIIRGCPEPIKVSDAGHFVQEYGEPVARAALAYFSTE
- a CDS encoding DUF3500 domain-containing protein; translation: MNSPERNRPSQTPSSRQIRLLVACALLSGWVLPGTATHAASKIEATAYAMTSAAKTLQESLPTDQREQASYKFADTERYDLRLAPFLLEGLEMADMSDPSQAKLTELLSASLGTTGLRKADEVRALEAEVKRQEAWYRTVAIGLFGEGGDKAYFLSLYGDPVHDQPWGYRFDGHHLSLNFTTLEGGVSPTPFFLGAEPRSIPQGGVGGPVGLRVLADEEDRARELYESLDDLQREKATLALQLDRGLFVGSGERVDPNLPRVGIAGADLGDAQKKRLMALLETYFGNVAPGLAAREKARLEAAGIDSIHFSWAGSTTPGAEMYYRVHGPTVLIEFDNTTGDGEHIHTLWRDPTRDFGRDLLRQHYESDQHEH
- a CDS encoding nitroreductase/quinone reductase family protein; translation: MMRISRKLIVGGMLSVFVGLSSGCAGGPLGPFPGGRLQGVPAVRAADWAGIGESEICEIETNPKEPYSVTVSCTLVDGQMYVNAGGRESPWAANVIADPNVRLRLDGKIYPVRAVRVEDKEEIARFGKVWTSQGFFLRDPTQFSEVWLFRLVP